From Pseudanabaena yagii GIHE-NHR1:
AATAATTAAAGCGATCGCTGTCATAGTTTAAATATCTACAAAATAGGATTATGGTGCTAAATCTAGGTCAAAGGTCAAGGATGCTAGGACACAAAACTAAGCCTTTGCAATACTTCAATGAAGATCGCTTACAAGTATTCCAGTGCGCTCTACTTTTCTACACATTTCACTTATTGAAAATGATATATTTAGCTATATAAATCCTGTAGGAATCCCATTAGTTTAATCAGTGGAGTTAAATCTAATGACCCAAGCGATCGCAACAAATGATCTAGACTTAATTCAGCCATTAGCTAATTCAAAAGCTTTGACTGATGAGCAGTTTATGTCATTACCTGAAGATGGCAATCGTTATGAATATGTGGATGGAGAGTTAGTCATTGTGGCAAATTCTGGTGTGGAGCATGGCTATTTAGCTCTTACTCTCGGATATTTTCTGACAGGTTTTGTGCGGACTCATAAGCTTGGGGTGACTTGTGATTCGAGTACGGCTTTTAAGATGAAGACTGGCAATAAGCGATCGCCTGATCTTGCTTTTATTGGTAAAGAAAGGTTGCAAGGGGTAAAGCGTTTACCCAAGGGATTTTTTGATGGCGCTCCCGATCTGGCGGTAGAAATTATTTCTCCCAATAATACTTTTGAGGAAATCCATAATAAGTTAGTGGAGTATTTTGAGAATGGAACGCGCTTGGTATGGGTGATTTTGCCTGATGAGGAATGTGTGTTGGTTTACCATAAACCTAAGCCTTCTAAGCTTTTGCAGTTAGAAGATAGTCTTGATGGTGAAGATGTAATTCCAAACTTTAATCTTCCTTTATCGGAGTTATTTCAAGAGTTATCTTTTTGAAAAATTGCCCCTAAAACCTTCATTAATTTATTGCATTAGACACTTTGATAGACACCCCACTAAATTAACTTTTTTATTATAATATCAGCAACTACATATCCTTTATTTTGTGAAACCCTATGCCAGCAAATGATAACTGTGATCCTTCAAAAACAACTGAGGTATCAGCATTAGGAGATTCAGGATCAATAGCTTTATCTGGAAGTGTTCAAATTTTAACTCTTTTAGGTGCAAGTGTCGCTGCACCTCTTGGACTCGCTCTTACTGCTGTTGGTGCAGGTGGAACTGTACTACTTGGGGCTTGGCAAATGGAGCAGCAAAAAAAATTCATAGAAAAAATCACCCAAGAAATATCTAATATTGACAGCAAAAAATTAGATAAAGAAGTTTTGGAGTCTTCCGAATTCAAAGAAATTGTGGTTCGTATTTACAATGAGGCAGGTCTAGCATCTTCACGTAAACAAAGTACTTTTGCAAAGGGTTTAGTTAACTCTGTTCTTTATCCAAATAGTAAACTTACTGGAAAACTAATTTTTATTCGTATAATTGCTTCTTTGTCAGATGAAGAATTACAGATTTTGGAAGTCATGAAAATGCTTGGATGGACAATGTACCATTTCTTGGGAAAGACTCTATTCAAGAGTCTCTCTTAGATTTAGATATTAAACAGATTCAGGTAGCTTGTCAGGGACTTGTTCAGCAAAGTGTATTAGAATCCATAAATCCTGACGTTTGGGGATTAAGTATACTTGGTAGACAGTTGGTCACTTGGCTAAGTGGCAAAGAAGAGCAAGAAGACTTTGAAAATCGTCAGAGATCTTATATAACAGGACTTAAAGGAAACCTTAAATCAGAAATAGTTACAGAAGTACTTCGTGAAAATGCTATGGCAAGCTTGCGAAATTCTGGGCTTTGAGATATCTAGTACTTGATTAACACGATAACCTTTCAAAAATATTTATGTACTACTCAAAGCCTTAATAAACTGTACTAATTCTAAGCTTTTAATAAATCTAGCAATTGACGCATATCATCAAAAACTAACTTTGCGCCTGCGGCAATCAATGCCTCATGATGAGAAGAATGGCGATCGCTTGGTGCATAACCCAACACTCGCATCCCTGCGGCAGATCCCGCCTTTACACCTGCTACCGAATCCTCAATCACCACACAACTCTCTGGCACATAGCCCATCTGACTAGCAGCATGGAGATAGACATCAGGAAAAGGCTTCGGGCGATCGACATGGTGACAGCTATAGAGCT
This genomic window contains:
- a CDS encoding Uma2 family endonuclease, with protein sequence MTQAIATNDLDLIQPLANSKALTDEQFMSLPEDGNRYEYVDGELVIVANSGVEHGYLALTLGYFLTGFVRTHKLGVTCDSSTAFKMKTGNKRSPDLAFIGKERLQGVKRLPKGFFDGAPDLAVEIISPNNTFEEIHNKLVEYFENGTRLVWVILPDEECVLVYHKPKPSKLLQLEDSLDGEDVIPNFNLPLSELFQELSF